Proteins encoded by one window of Sphingosinicella sp. BN140058:
- the hemA gene encoding 5-aminolevulinate synthase, producing the protein MDYAKTFAQAIDRLHAEGRYRVFIDILRNKGAFPNARCFAGHNGPKPITVWCSNDYLAMGQHPSVIAAMEEALHDVGAGSGGTRNIGGNTHYHVDLEAELADLHGKEAALLFTSGYISNEATLSTLGKLLPGCVIFSDELNHASMIAGIRTSGCEKQIFRHNDLAHLEELLAAADPDVPKLIAFESVYSMDGDVAPIADICDLADKYNAITYLDEVHAVGMYGARGGGISERDAVAHRLTIIEGTLGKAFGVMGGYIAADRNIVDVIRSYAPGFIFTTSLSPVLVAGALASVRHLKASGAEREGQQAAAAQLKTIFADAGLPVMASTTHIVPLMVGDPVKAKKISDILLAEYGVYVQPINYPTVPRGTERLRFTPGPSHDTAMMRELAEALVEIWDRLELRLAA; encoded by the coding sequence ATGGACTACGCCAAAACCTTCGCGCAGGCGATCGACCGGCTTCATGCCGAGGGCCGGTATCGGGTGTTCATCGACATCCTGCGCAACAAGGGCGCCTTTCCGAACGCGCGCTGCTTTGCCGGGCATAACGGCCCCAAGCCGATCACCGTGTGGTGTTCGAACGATTACCTGGCGATGGGCCAGCATCCATCCGTGATCGCGGCGATGGAGGAGGCGCTGCACGATGTCGGTGCCGGCTCCGGCGGCACCCGCAACATCGGCGGCAACACCCATTATCATGTCGATCTCGAGGCCGAGCTCGCCGATCTCCACGGCAAGGAAGCGGCTTTGCTGTTCACCTCGGGCTACATTTCGAACGAGGCGACGCTCTCGACGCTCGGCAAATTGCTGCCGGGCTGCGTGATCTTCTCCGACGAACTCAACCACGCCTCGATGATCGCCGGCATCCGCACCTCGGGCTGCGAGAAGCAGATCTTCCGCCACAACGATCTGGCGCATCTCGAAGAGCTGCTCGCCGCCGCCGATCCGGACGTGCCCAAGCTGATCGCGTTCGAGAGCGTCTATTCGATGGACGGCGACGTCGCCCCGATCGCCGACATCTGCGATCTCGCCGACAAGTATAATGCGATCACCTATCTCGACGAGGTCCACGCCGTCGGCATGTACGGTGCCCGCGGCGGCGGCATTTCGGAGCGGGACGCGGTCGCCCACCGCCTGACCATCATCGAAGGCACATTGGGCAAGGCGTTCGGCGTGATGGGCGGCTACATCGCCGCCGACAGGAACATCGTCGACGTGATCCGCTCCTATGCGCCCGGCTTCATCTTCACGACGTCGCTGTCGCCCGTGCTGGTCGCCGGCGCGCTCGCCAGTGTCCGCCACCTCAAGGCGTCCGGCGCCGAGCGCGAGGGGCAGCAGGCCGCCGCCGCGCAGCTGAAGACGATCTTCGCCGACGCCGGGCTGCCGGTGATGGCGTCGACCACCCACATCGTGCCGCTGATGGTCGGCGATCCTGTCAAGGCCAAGAAGATCAGCGACATCCTGCTCGCCGAATACGGCGTCTACGTCCAGCCGATCAACTATCCCACCGTCCCCCGCGGCACCGAACGCCTCCGCTTCACCCCGGGCCCGAGCCACGATACCGCGATGATGCGCGAACTCGCCGAGGCCCTCGTCGAGATCTGGGACCGGCTCGAATTGCGATTGGCTGCCTAA
- a CDS encoding alpha-2-macroglobulin, with protein MRSWLLRFGFVLALVPIVASADTPPSVVFAEPGTNGSAITRFTMRFSEAMVPLGQGLSGRPPIRMACKVDGKGRWVDPTTYVWDFDTALPGDTICTAELRDGLTTLDGSVVGGTQRFEIDSGGPTPKAVLTGSSGDGIEEDQAFIVAVNGPVDRTSIAPNVYCTVDGIGERIPVDLLPSDTPGRLLSEMGSRWSAESFLEDAGLPSPLPASAKERDAALANVVALKCRRPLPPGRDMALVWGKNVRSPSGRIAGKETRHDYEVRTAFTARLSCSRVNANAGCNPLEPVNVRFSAEVPRAKALSLRLDLGGGKLQAPIDKGREATLSEVSFKPLLTPAITARLLVPEDLRDESGRALANGRRFPLSFEISATPPLVKFAAPFGILEAREGGVLPVTVRGVEPDLQPKMVGIAGASARIDADDRVIADWLRKIAKAQEDDIRDEGTEDKPKEVNYTGTTSLLNEAAGASAMSVPLPGKGKEFEVIGVPLGKPGFYVVELASPELGRVLLGRPATRYVSAAALVTDMTVHFKWGRAGSLAWVTSLSEGKPVAGAAIRVTDSCSGEQLAAGTTDKKGRLAIASGLPSPTSRSGCEHLGDSSPPLMISARKGGDFSFTMTQWSDGISPGDFELPYGWSEPEPILHTILDRTLLRAGEMVHMKHVYRMPTAGGFRSGGSLSGTLELSHSGSDTTYSLPLALDEGGIGESEWSPPAGAPSGDYQIRVRVGPPPSSAGDDEDADDSRETIYTGQSIRVEDYRLPTMRASVSGPKTASVRPRQLPLDLYVGYLSGGGARGAAVKLRTAWSTFGDAPDGWEGWTFGGRRIVEGTVPLDEDGSDGGESRLPDAATLPLALDNAGALRTPLEMPVLDDDAQLTVEMDYQDANGETLTASTRVPVYASAVRLGIESDGWVQRAGDMRLKVAALTIDGRPIRGQKVAIALYTREILSARRRLIGGFYAYDNVVETKRIAADCSGVSDDHGLIRCRLDPGVSGEVIAVATTTDTLGNEARAVTSLYLAGEDDWWFGGDNGDRMDIIADAKSYRSNDTARIQVRMPFRKATALVTVEREGVLSSFVTEISGKDPTISVPLAGSYAPDVYVSVMAVRGRVSSWKVWLAELAQEWNIPFLKQVANPTALVDLAKPSYRIGMTRLKVGWEGHRLDVAVRADKERYHVRDTAHAMVQVRGPGGKPPADAEIAFAAVDEALMVLSPNDSWKLLDAMMGERPLSVLTSTAQMQVVGKRHYGRKAVAAGGGGGGGGDLTDFTRTEFKPVLLWKGRVRLDEKGRAAVDVPLADSLSAYRLVAIATSGGDLFGTGSTQIRTVQDLTLYSGLPPLVRSGDEYGATFTLRNGSDRAMEVTASAAVDGKISVGGPQTVIIPAGGAAPVTWRLTAPDNVETLRWTVSARSADGRSADRIQVDEQVIPAVPVETWAATYMRVGGAPFSLMPPAGALPGRGGVEVALSDSPTPSLSGVRAYMSAYPFTCFEQRLSKAVALDDKAAWARQMDELPGYMTQDGLLRYWPSQQLSGSIALTAYALSITADAGYPWPDERRERLLEAMKAVVNGRLTDDNEGPSDMRLLRMQALAALARNGQATAEMIGQVAIPVADMPTAMLADWLITLDHVKGAPPQRRAAAEAALRGRIVYEGTRLDIVDKARSPWWMMVSDDEMAMKALLAAIGRRGWEADAPRMMIGVALRQQRGHWDTTPANAWGSVAARRFDAAYPRAAAGTTTGRLLTQTFTRAWLPSLPGKAPARPEPMLFALPARPSPLLLSHSAAPNPWATITIKAAVPLTAPAFEGYRIARTVSFLERKQMDRLSAGDVLKVRIEVDAPVDRTWVVVEDPIPSGASVISGSGGQSSLLAAQGRGGEGWWPSYIERSNEAWRAYYGWLPKGRTSVEYVLRVNNSGRFQLPPTRVEAMYSPEIHAALPNRTLVVAP; from the coding sequence ATGCGCAGCTGGCTGCTCCGATTCGGGTTCGTGCTGGCACTGGTGCCGATCGTCGCTTCGGCCGACACGCCCCCGTCCGTGGTCTTCGCCGAACCGGGAACCAACGGCAGCGCGATCACCCGCTTCACCATGCGCTTCTCCGAGGCGATGGTGCCTTTGGGCCAGGGTCTGTCCGGGCGCCCGCCGATCCGCATGGCCTGCAAGGTCGACGGTAAGGGGCGGTGGGTGGATCCCACGACCTATGTGTGGGACTTCGATACGGCACTGCCCGGCGACACGATCTGCACGGCCGAGTTGCGCGACGGCCTCACCACGCTCGATGGAAGCGTCGTCGGCGGCACCCAGCGCTTCGAGATCGACAGCGGCGGGCCGACGCCCAAGGCTGTCCTGACCGGCTCTTCCGGAGACGGCATCGAGGAGGACCAAGCCTTCATCGTTGCCGTCAACGGCCCTGTTGATCGCACCTCGATCGCCCCGAACGTCTATTGCACGGTCGACGGGATCGGCGAGCGGATACCCGTCGATCTGCTTCCGTCCGACACGCCCGGTCGGCTGCTCTCCGAAATGGGCTCGCGCTGGTCCGCCGAGAGCTTCCTCGAAGATGCCGGTCTGCCGAGCCCGCTGCCCGCATCGGCGAAGGAGCGCGACGCCGCGCTCGCCAATGTCGTCGCGCTGAAATGCCGGCGTCCGCTGCCGCCCGGCCGCGACATGGCGCTCGTCTGGGGCAAGAACGTGCGCAGCCCAAGCGGGCGCATTGCCGGCAAGGAGACGCGCCATGATTACGAGGTTCGCACCGCCTTCACCGCGCGGTTGAGCTGCTCGCGGGTCAACGCCAATGCCGGCTGCAATCCGCTGGAGCCCGTCAATGTCCGCTTCAGCGCCGAAGTGCCGCGTGCCAAGGCGCTTTCGCTGCGCCTGGATCTCGGCGGCGGCAAGCTGCAGGCGCCGATCGACAAGGGACGGGAGGCGACCTTGTCCGAAGTCTCGTTCAAGCCGCTTTTGACCCCTGCGATCACGGCGCGGCTGCTCGTTCCCGAAGATCTTCGCGACGAGAGCGGCCGGGCGCTCGCCAACGGCCGCCGCTTCCCGCTTTCGTTCGAGATTTCGGCGACGCCGCCGCTCGTCAAGTTTGCGGCACCGTTCGGCATCCTCGAAGCACGGGAAGGCGGCGTGCTGCCGGTGACGGTGCGCGGCGTCGAGCCCGATCTGCAGCCCAAGATGGTCGGCATCGCGGGGGCGAGCGCGCGCATCGACGCCGACGATCGGGTGATTGCCGACTGGCTGCGCAAAATTGCCAAGGCGCAGGAAGACGACATTCGCGACGAAGGCACGGAGGACAAGCCGAAGGAGGTCAATTACACCGGCACCACCTCGCTGCTGAACGAGGCCGCCGGCGCAAGCGCGATGAGCGTTCCGCTGCCCGGAAAGGGCAAGGAGTTCGAGGTGATCGGGGTGCCGCTCGGCAAGCCCGGTTTCTATGTCGTCGAGCTCGCCAGCCCGGAGCTCGGCCGGGTCCTGCTCGGCCGCCCAGCCACCCGCTACGTCAGCGCCGCGGCTCTGGTCACCGACATGACCGTCCATTTTAAATGGGGGCGCGCGGGGTCGCTCGCCTGGGTGACGTCGCTCAGCGAAGGCAAGCCGGTCGCCGGTGCCGCGATCCGGGTCACCGACAGCTGCAGCGGCGAGCAACTCGCCGCCGGCACCACCGACAAGAAGGGCCGGCTCGCCATCGCCTCCGGCCTGCCGTCGCCGACCAGTCGCTCCGGCTGCGAACATCTCGGCGACAGCTCGCCGCCGCTGATGATCTCGGCCCGCAAGGGGGGCGATTTCTCCTTCACCATGACGCAGTGGAGCGATGGCATCTCGCCGGGCGATTTCGAGCTGCCTTACGGCTGGTCGGAGCCGGAGCCGATTCTCCACACCATCCTCGATCGCACCCTCCTGCGGGCGGGTGAGATGGTGCACATGAAGCACGTCTACCGAATGCCGACCGCAGGCGGGTTCCGCTCGGGCGGCAGCCTTTCCGGGACGCTCGAGCTCAGCCATTCGGGCTCGGACACAACCTATTCGCTGCCGCTTGCGCTGGACGAGGGTGGGATCGGCGAGAGCGAATGGAGCCCGCCTGCAGGCGCGCCGTCCGGCGACTATCAGATCCGGGTGCGGGTCGGGCCGCCACCGTCTTCGGCCGGCGACGACGAAGATGCCGACGACAGCCGCGAGACGATCTACACGGGGCAGTCGATCCGGGTCGAAGATTATCGGCTGCCGACGATGCGGGCCAGCGTCAGCGGCCCCAAGACGGCATCGGTCCGGCCCAGGCAGCTGCCGCTCGATCTCTATGTCGGTTATCTCTCCGGCGGCGGTGCGCGCGGGGCCGCAGTGAAGCTGCGCACCGCCTGGTCGACGTTCGGCGATGCGCCGGACGGCTGGGAAGGCTGGACGTTCGGCGGCCGCCGCATCGTCGAAGGCACGGTTCCGCTCGACGAGGATGGCAGCGACGGCGGCGAGTCCCGCCTGCCGGACGCGGCAACCTTGCCGCTCGCCCTCGACAATGCCGGCGCGCTGCGCACGCCGCTCGAGATGCCGGTTCTCGACGACGATGCGCAGCTTACCGTCGAGATGGACTATCAGGACGCCAATGGCGAAACCCTGACCGCCTCCACGCGAGTGCCGGTCTACGCCTCGGCCGTACGGCTCGGCATTGAATCCGACGGCTGGGTGCAGCGCGCCGGCGACATGCGGCTGAAGGTTGCCGCCCTCACCATCGACGGGCGGCCGATCCGCGGCCAGAAGGTTGCGATCGCGCTGTACACGCGCGAGATCCTGTCGGCACGGCGGCGGTTGATCGGCGGCTTCTACGCCTATGACAATGTCGTCGAGACCAAGCGGATCGCGGCGGATTGCTCCGGCGTCAGCGACGATCACGGGCTGATCCGCTGTCGCCTCGATCCCGGAGTCTCGGGCGAGGTGATTGCGGTTGCCACGACCACGGACACTCTCGGCAACGAAGCCCGGGCGGTCACCTCCCTGTATCTCGCCGGCGAGGACGATTGGTGGTTCGGCGGCGACAATGGCGATCGCATGGACATCATCGCCGACGCCAAGAGCTATCGCAGCAACGACACCGCTCGGATCCAGGTGCGGATGCCGTTCCGCAAGGCCACGGCATTGGTCACGGTCGAGCGGGAAGGGGTGCTGTCCTCGTTCGTGACCGAGATTTCGGGCAAGGATCCGACCATCTCGGTACCGCTCGCGGGATCCTATGCGCCCGACGTCTACGTCTCGGTCATGGCGGTGCGCGGCCGTGTGTCGAGCTGGAAGGTCTGGCTCGCCGAGCTCGCCCAAGAGTGGAACATCCCGTTCCTGAAGCAGGTCGCCAACCCGACCGCCCTGGTCGACCTTGCCAAGCCGAGTTACCGGATCGGCATGACCAGGCTCAAGGTCGGCTGGGAGGGGCATCGGCTCGATGTCGCGGTGCGTGCCGACAAGGAGCGCTACCATGTGCGCGACACCGCCCATGCGATGGTGCAGGTGCGGGGCCCCGGCGGCAAGCCGCCGGCCGACGCCGAGATCGCGTTCGCCGCAGTCGACGAAGCTCTGATGGTGCTCTCTCCCAACGACAGCTGGAAGCTGCTCGATGCGATGATGGGAGAACGGCCGTTGTCGGTGCTGACCTCGACCGCGCAGATGCAGGTGGTCGGCAAGCGGCATTACGGTCGCAAGGCGGTGGCCGCCGGCGGCGGCGGCGGCGGCGGCGGCGATCTGACGGATTTCACCCGCACCGAGTTCAAGCCGGTTCTGCTCTGGAAGGGACGGGTCAGGCTGGACGAGAAAGGCCGGGCCGCGGTCGATGTACCGCTCGCGGATTCGCTGTCCGCTTACCGGCTGGTCGCGATCGCCACCTCGGGCGGCGATCTGTTCGGCACCGGATCGACCCAGATCCGTACCGTCCAGGATCTTACCCTCTACTCCGGATTGCCGCCGCTGGTCCGCTCGGGCGACGAATATGGCGCCACGTTCACCCTGCGCAACGGCAGCGACAGGGCAATGGAGGTCACCGCCAGTGCCGCAGTCGACGGCAAGATCTCGGTCGGCGGGCCCCAGACGGTGATCATTCCGGCCGGCGGCGCCGCGCCGGTCACCTGGCGGCTGACCGCGCCCGACAATGTCGAGACCCTGCGCTGGACGGTGTCGGCGCGCTCGGCCGATGGACGGTCCGCGGACCGGATTCAGGTCGATGAGCAGGTCATCCCCGCCGTTCCGGTGGAAACCTGGGCCGCCACCTATATGCGGGTCGGCGGCGCTCCGTTCAGCCTGATGCCGCCGGCGGGCGCCTTGCCCGGGCGGGGCGGCGTCGAGGTTGCGCTGAGCGATTCTCCGACCCCATCTCTCTCCGGAGTGCGCGCCTATATGAGCGCCTATCCGTTCACCTGCTTCGAGCAGCGCCTGTCGAAGGCGGTTGCGCTCGACGACAAGGCGGCGTGGGCGCGGCAGATGGATGAGCTTCCAGGCTACATGACCCAGGACGGCTTGCTCCGCTACTGGCCGAGCCAGCAGCTGTCCGGCTCGATCGCGCTCACCGCTTATGCCCTGTCGATCACCGCCGACGCCGGCTATCCATGGCCGGACGAGCGGCGCGAGCGGCTGCTCGAGGCGATGAAGGCGGTGGTCAACGGCCGCCTGACCGACGACAATGAGGGGCCCTCCGACATGCGGCTGCTGCGAATGCAGGCGCTCGCCGCGCTCGCCCGCAACGGTCAGGCGACGGCGGAGATGATCGGCCAGGTGGCGATACCGGTGGCGGACATGCCGACGGCCATGCTCGCCGACTGGCTGATCACGCTCGATCATGTGAAGGGCGCGCCGCCGCAGCGCCGTGCCGCCGCCGAGGCGGCGCTCCGCGGCCGCATCGTCTACGAGGGCACCCGGCTCGACATCGTCGACAAGGCGCGGTCGCCCTGGTGGATGATGGTCAGCGACGACGAAATGGCGATGAAGGCGTTGCTCGCGGCGATCGGTCGCCGGGGCTGGGAGGCCGATGCGCCGCGGATGATGATCGGCGTCGCACTTCGCCAGCAGCGCGGACATTGGGATACGACGCCCGCCAACGCCTGGGGGAGCGTGGCGGCACGGCGCTTCGACGCGGCCTATCCGCGCGCCGCCGCCGGCACTACGACCGGCCGCCTGTTGACGCAGACCTTCACCCGTGCCTGGCTGCCGAGCCTGCCGGGGAAAGCGCCCGCACGGCCCGAGCCGATGCTGTTCGCTCTGCCCGCTCGGCCCTCGCCGCTGCTGCTGTCGCACAGCGCCGCGCCCAATCCCTGGGCGACGATCACGATCAAGGCGGCGGTGCCGCTGACCGCGCCGGCTTTCGAGGGCTATCGGATCGCGCGCACGGTGAGCTTCCTCGAGCGCAAGCAGATGGACAGGCTGAGTGCCGGCGACGTGCTCAAGGTCCGCATCGAAGTCGACGCCCCGGTCGATCGCACCTGGGTGGTGGTAGAGGACCCGATCCCGTCGGGCGCTTCGGTGATCAGCGGCAGCGGCGGCCAATCCTCGCTGCTCGCCGCGCAGGGCCGCGGCGGCGAAGGCTGGTGGCCGAGCTACATCGAGCGCAGCAACGAGGCCTGGCGCGCATATTACGGCTGGCTGCCGAAGGGCCGGACCAGCGTCGAATATGTCCTGCGTGTCAACAATAGCGGCCGCTTCCAGCTGCCGCCGACCCGGGTCGAAGCGATGTACTCGCCGGAGATCCATGCCGCCCTGCCGAACCGCACCCTGGTGGTGGCGCCGTGA